Proteins encoded in a region of the Drosophila busckii strain San Diego stock center, stock number 13000-0081.31 chromosome 2L, ASM1175060v1, whole genome shotgun sequence genome:
- the LOC108607918 gene encoding peptide transporter family 1 codes for MAAPKEIVPLLVVKTPQPVPDLAVVGANEKAKQLAVDKSLEDVKVVKDNNDTAIQEKLPYPISVFFLISCEFCERFNYYGMRTVLVFYLSHRLGYTDDAATILFHMSAMFSFMLCILGAIIADSWLGKFKTILYLSMVYICGCTLLTLGAIGPLQLPANTFTIMGLFFISVGAGGIKPCVASFGGDQFTVPQQLKQLTGFFSLFYFSINAGSFLSVSVTPILREDVHCFGELSCYPLAFGVPAVLMIIAILIFLLGSRLYIIKPAAGNIVVNVSRTIWTAVKTKWQQRHLKSRAHWLDYAAEQHEPQMITDVKIILRVLCLYLPLPLFYALLDQQGSRWTFQAARMNGDVGVWRIKPDQFHIVNPLLILVLIALKDVLINPVLKFLHLSRPLQKISLGGILAGVAFICSGLLELQMEQNYPVLPYVNNIQLRIFNTENCTYEFSSNLYNNSVKLLPYSVYTDKNLHVPSVYDLTYTLSSTDGSCPLFEAGRQQLTHKHAWSLILNARNTSSSSFWTSDFVNKPRDTYPQVRSIANTKQTSSIRWQSSKEQFIHPANETKLMRMAARNYLVYIDDIAVKGYELRQGGVYTLLINELQPGSYYTKLVEVTAPNELSMLWQLPQYVFIILAELLVSVTGLEFSYAQAPPSMKAVLQACWLLTMGFGNVIVVVIAKLKIFERQSYEFFFYAVLVFIDMLIFMWIAHKYKPNVETEEREDVVSSKKNLEKSAKYLE; via the exons ATGGCAGCGCCAAAGGAGATAGTTCCACTTTTGG TGGTTAAGACACCACAGCCTGTGCCTGATCTAGCAGTTGTTGGGGCAAACGAAAAAGCTAAGCAACTTGCAGTGGACAAAAGTTTGGAAGATGTCAAAGTAGTCAAGGACAACAATGACACAGCAATACAAGAAAAG TTACCCTATCCCATATCAGTGTTCTTCCTTATCAGCTGTGAGTTCTGTGAACGATTCAATTACTATGGCATGCGCA CTGTGCTGGTGTTTTACCTCAGTCATCGATTGGGCTACACCGACGATGCGGCCACCATTTTGTTTCACATGAGCGCCATGTTTTCCTTTATGCTGTGCATCCTTGGCGCCATCATAGCGGACTCTTGGCTGGGCAAGTTCAAAACCATTTTGTACCTCAGCATGGTCTACATATGTGGCTGCACTTTACTGACGCTGGGTGCCATAGGACCACTGCAACTGCCAGCCAATACATTCACCATAATGGGTCTGTTTTTCATATCGGTTGGCGCTGGCGGTATCAAGCCCTGCGTGGCCAGCTTTGGTGGCGATCAGTTTACAGTGCcacagcagctaaagcagctcACAGGGTTCTTTTCGCTGTTCTACTTTTCCATCAATGCGGGCTCCTTTCTGTCGGTGAGCGTAACGCCCATTTTACGTGAGGATGTGCATTGCTTTGGCGAGCTGAGCTGTTATCCCTTGGCCTTTGGCGTACCTGCAGTGCTTATGATCATAGCAATCCTTATATTTCTGCTAGGCAGCAGGCTGTACATAATCAAGCCAGCTGCAGGCAATATAGTGGTCAATGTAAGTCGCACCATATGGACAGCGGTGAAAACCAAATGGCAGCAGCGTCATTTAAAGTCGCGTGCCCACTGGCTGGACTACGCGGCAGAGCAGCATGAGCCGCAAATGATAACGGATGTTAAAATTATACTACGAGTGCTTTGTCTGTATTTACCTTTGCCCCTCTTCTATGCGCTGCTTGATCAGCAAGGCTCACGCTGGACATTTCAGGCGGCGCGCATGAATGGCGACGTTGGCGTTTGGCGCATCAAACCCGATCAGTTTCATATAGTAAACCCATTATTAATTCTAGTGCTAATTGCGCTCAAGGATGTTCTTATTAATCCAGTGCTGAAGTTTCTGCATCTTAGTCGACCACTGCAGAAAATAAGTTTGGGTGGGATTTTAGCTGGCGTTGCGTTTATCTGCTCTGGCCTACTGGAACTCCAAATGGAG CAAAACTATCCAGTGCTGCCCTACGTGAATAATATACAACTACGCATATTCAATACGGAAAACTGCACCTACGAATTCTCCAGCAATCTCTACAACAACAGTGTGAAGCTGCTGCCATATAGCGTCTATACAGATAAAAATCTACACGTGCCGTCAGTTTATGATCTAACATACACTCTCAGTTCTACAGACGGCAGTTGTCCACTGTTTGAGGCTGGAAGGCAGCAGCTCACCCACAAGCACGCCTGGTCCTTAATACTCAATGCACGCAATACCAGCAGTTCGAGTTTTTGGACCAGCGACTTTGTCAACAAACCGCGAGATACTTATCCGCAAGTCCGCAGCATTGCCAATACGAAGCAGACAAGTTCCATCCGCTGGCAGAGCAGCAAGGAACAGTTTATACATCCAGCCAATGAGACCAAACTTATGCGTATGGCTGCGCGTAactatttagtatatatagaTGATATCGCCGTGAAAGGCTATGAGTTGAGACAAGGCGGTGTCTACACTTTGCTAATCAATGAACTACAGCCTGGCAGTTACTATACCAAGCTGGTAGAGGTCACTGCACCCAATGAGCTGAGCATGCTCTGGCAGCTGCCGCAATATGTTTTCATCATATTAGCGGAGCTATTGGTTTCTGTCACAGGCTTGGAGTTCTCCTATGCACAGGCACCGCCCAGCATGAAGGCTGTGCTGCAAGCCTGTTGGTTGCTAACAATGGGATTTGGTAATGTCATAGTTGTGGTCATAGCCAAGCTCAAGATCTTCGAAAGGCAGTCGTATGAATTCTTTTTCTACGCCGTCTTAGTGTTTATTGATATGTTGATATTCATGTGGATTGCACACAAGTATAAACCAAATGTGGAGA
- the LOC108607919 gene encoding LOW QUALITY PROTEIN: peptide transporter family 1 (The sequence of the model RefSeq protein was modified relative to this genomic sequence to represent the inferred CDS: deleted 2 bases in 2 codons), producing MAAPKEIVPLLVVKTEEPVPALAVVEANDQRKQLVLDKNLEDVKVLKNNHDTELQEKLPYPISVLFIISCEFCERFNYLGMRTVLVFYLSRHLGYTDDAATILFHMCAMFSFMLCILGAIIADSWLGKFKTILYLSMVYICGCTLLTLGAIGPLQLPANTFTLVGLFCISLGAGGIKPCVASFGGDQFKMPQQLKQLTAFFSLFYFAINAGSFVSVSITPILREDVHCFGELSCYPLAFGVPAVLMVMALVVFLLGSRLYIIKPAAGNIVVNVSRTIWTAVKTKWQQRHLKSRAHWLDYADEQHEPQMIADVKVLLRVLYLFLPMPLFWALFDQQGSRWTFQAARMDGDVGSWRIKPDQFHIVNPLLILVLIALKDVLMNPVLKFLHLSRPLQKLSLGGILAGVAFICSGLLELQMEQHNPTLPYENNIQLRIFNTQNCTYEFSSNLYNNSVKLLPYSVYTDKNIHVPSVYDLTYTLISADSSCPVFEAGRQQLTHKHAWSLILNARNTSSSSFWTSDFVNKPRDTYPQVRSIANTKQTSSIRWQSSKEHFIQAANETKLMRMAARNYLVYIDDIAVQGYELRQGGVYTLLINELQPGSYYTKLVEVTAPNELSMLWQLPQYVFITLAEVLIAVTGLEFSYSQAPPSMKAVLQACWLLTIGFGNVVVVIIAKVKMFDRQSYEFFFFSILMFIDMLIFMWIAHKYKPNMQTEKHEDADSSKNNVEKTAKYLE from the exons ATGGCAGCGCCAAAGGAGATAGTTCCACTTTTGG TTGTTAAAACAGAAGAGCCTGTGCCTGCTCTAGCTGTTGTTGAGGCAAACGACCAACGTAAGCAGTTGGTACTGGACAAGAACTTGGAAGATGTCAAAGTGCTCAAGAACAACCATGACACAGAGCTACAAGAAAag TTACCCTATCCCATATCAGTACTCTTCATTATCAGTTGTGAGTTCTGCGAACGTTTCAACTACCTCGGCATGCGTA CTGTGCTAGTGTTTTACCTTAGCCGTCACTTGGGCTACACGGACGATGCGGCCACCATTTTGTTTCACATGTGCGCCATGTTTTCCTTTATGCTGTGCATCCTTGGCGCCATCATAGCGGACTCTTGGCTAGGCAAGTTCAAAACCATTTTGTACCTCAGCATGGTCTACATATGTGGCTGCACTTTACTGACGCTGGGTGCCATAGGACCACTGCAACTGCCTGCCAATACATTTACCCTAGTGGGACTATTTTGTATTTCGCTGGGCGCTGGAGGCATAAAACCCTGCGTGGCCAGCTTTGGCGGCGATCAGTTTAAGATGCCGCAACAGCTAAAACAACTTACAGCGTTCTTCTCGCTCTTCTACTTTGCCATCAATGCGGGCTCCTTCGTATCGGTGAGCATAACGCCCATTTTGCGTGAGGATGTGCATTGCTTTGGAGAGTTGAGCTGTTATCCCTTGGCCTTTGGCGTGCCTGCAGTGCTTATGGTTATGGCCCTTGTTGTATTTCTGCTAGGCAGCAGGCTGTACATAATCAAGCCAGCTGCAGGTAATATAGTGGTCAATGTAAGTCGCACCATATGGACAGCGGTGAAAACCAAATGGCAGCAGCGTCATTTAAAGTCGCGTGCCCACTGGCTGGACTATGCTGATGAACAGCATGAGCCGCAAATGATAGCGGATGTTAAAGTGCTACTACGTGTGCTTTATCTTTTTTTACCCATGCCCCTCTTCTGGGCCCTATTCGATCAGCAAGGCTCACGCTGGACATTCCAGGCGGCGCGCATGGATGGCGACGTTGGCTCCTGGCGCATCAAACCCGATCAGTTTCATATAGTAAACCCATTATTAATTCTAGTGCTAATTGCGCTCAAGGATGTGCTTATGAATCCAGTGCTAAAGTTTCTGCATCTCAGCCGCCCGCTACAGAAACTAAGTCTGGGTGGGATTTTAGCTGGCGTAGCGTTTATCTGCTCTGGCCTACTGGAACTCCAAATGGAG CAACACAATCCAACGCTGCCCTACGAGAATAATATACAACTACGGATCTTTAATACTCAAAATTGCACCTACGAATTCTCTAGCAATCTCTACAACAACAGTGTGAAGCTGCTGCCGTATAGCGTATATACAGATAAAAATATACACGTGCCGTCAGTTTATGATCTAACATACACTCTCATTTCTGCAGACTCTAGTTGTCCAGTCTTTGAGGCTGGAAGGCAGCAGCTCACCCACAAGCACGCCTGGTCCTTAATACTCAATGCACGCAACACCAGCAGTTCGAGTTTTTGGACCAGCGACTTTGTCAACAAACCTCGCGATACTTATCCGCAAGTCCGCAGCATTGCCAATACGAAGCAGACAAGTTCCATCCGCTGGCAAAGCAGCAAGGAACACTTTATACAGGCAGCCAATGAGACCAAACTTATGCGTATGGCTGCGCGTAACTATTTAGTATACATAGATGATATCGCTGTCCAAGGCTATGAGTTGAGACAAGGCGGTGTCTACACTTTGCTAATCAATGAACTACAGCCTGGCAGTTACTATACCAAGCTGGTAGAAGTCACTGCACCCAATGAGCTGAGCATGCTCTGGCAGCTGCCGCAATATGTTTTCATCACCCTAGCAGAGGTTTTGATTGCTGTCACAGGCTTGGAGTTCTCCTATTCTCAGGCACCCCCTAGCATGAAGGCTGTGCTGCAAGCCTGTTGGTTGCTAACCATT GGATTCggtaatgttgttgttgtgatcaTAGCTAAGGTGAAGATGTTCGACAGGCAA TCGTATGAATTCTTCTTCTTTTCCATCTTAATGTTTATCGATATGTTGATATTCATGTGGATTGCTCACAAGTATAAGCCAAATATGCAGACCGAGAAGCATGAAGATGCTGACAGCTCGAAGAATAATGTGGAGAAGACCGCAAAGTACTTGGAGTGA